CCAGATGCTGAAAAATTTGGTGATCTAGGCAGTGATACTTTAGGACATATTGCTAAAGAGGCAGGTTTGACGATTCCTAATCTAGAAAATCTAGGTCTAGGAACAATCGCGCCGCTTAAAGACGTAGAAGCCGTTGCTGATCACAAAGGCTATGCAACTAAATTAGAAGAAATTTCTGTGGGGAAAGATACGATGACCGGTCACTGGGAGATCATGGGGTTAAATATTCAAAAACCTTTCCGCGTATTTCCTGATGGATTTCCAGAAGAATTACTAAAGCAAATTGAAGAATTTTCAGGACGTAAAATTGTTTGTAATAAACCGTATAGTGGAACGGCAGTTATTGATGATTACGGGAAACATCAAATGGAAACAGGGGATTTGATCGTTTATACCTCTGCTGATCCAGTGTTACAGATTGCGGCTCATGAAGAGATTATCCCATTAGAAGAGCTGTACCGTATTTGTCAGTACGTACGTGATATTACGAAAGATGAACCATACATGATCGGTCGTATCATCGCCCGTCCTTATGTTGGCGAACCAGATAATTTTACTAGAACAAGTAACCGTCACGATTATGCTCTCGATCCATTTGGACATACAGTGTTGGATTCCTTAAAAGAAAATGGCAAAGAAGTCATCGCTGTTGGAAAAATCAATGATATTTTCAATGGTCAAGGTATCACTGATTCAGTGCGTACGAAGAGTAATATGGACGGTGTAGATCAATTGCTTAAAGTAATGAGAAAAGATTTTGAAGGGTTGAGTTTCACTAACTTAGTTGATTTTGATGCATTATATGGTCACCGTCGTGATGTAGTTGGTTATGCCCATGCGATCGAAGCTTTTGATTTAAGGCTTCCAGAAATCATTGACGCAATGGAGGAAGATGATTTGCTAATGATTACAGCAGATCATGGGAACGATCCGACTTTCCCTGGAACAGACCATACAAGAGAGTACGTACCACTTCTAGTGTACAGCAAAAAAATGAACGGCCAAGGCAGCTTGCCTCAAGGTCATTATGCAGATATCTCAGCAACTGTGGCTGAAAACTTTTCAGTTCCAAAAACAGAAAATGGCGAAAGCTTTTTAAATAAACTGGTATAGGAGAGACATAATGACAAAACTAAGTGAATTATTAAAAGAAACAACAACATTTTTAAAAGAAAAAGGTGTTGGAGACGTTGATTTTGGCTTGATCTTGGGCTCTGGCTTAGGCGAATTAGCTGATGAAGTAGAAGACGCTATTGCAATCTCTTTTTCTGACATTCCTCATTTTGCCGTTTCTACAGTTGTCGGTCATGCTGGCAAATTGGTTTACGGTACGCTTTCTGGGAAAAAAGTGTTAGCGATGCAAGGTCGTTTCCACTACTATGAAGGACATTCGATGCGAAAAGTAACCTACCCTGTGCGTGTAATGGCGGCAATGAAAGCTCACTCAATCATAGTGACAAATGCTGCAGGTGGTGTAAACGAAACCTTCACACCAGGGAATTTGATGTTGATCACAGATCATATCAACTTTACAGGGGATAATCCATTGATTGGAGAAAATGATGAAGCAATGGGTCCACGTTTCCCAGATATGAGCCATGCATATACACCAGAGTATCTTGAAATAGCGAAAAAAGTTGCAAAAGAACAAAACATGCCATTACAAGAAGGCGTTTATATGGGCTATTCTGGTCCCACTTACGAAACACCTGCTGAAATTCGCATGTCACGTGTAATGGGAGCTGATGCAGTAGGAATGTCGACGGTATCAGAGGTTATTGTTGCAGCACATAGCGGGTTGAAAGTGTTGGGGATTTCATGTATTACAAATTTAGCTGCCGGAATGCAAAGCAGTTTGAATCACGCAGAAGTTGTTGAAACAACAGAACGTGTGAAAGCGCAATTTAAAGAACTGATTAAAGCAACGTTAGCTGAATTATAAAAAAAGAGAATCAAAGGAGAAAAAATATGAGTGTGCATATCGAAGCAAAAGAAGGCGAAATCGCAGATAAAATCTTATTACCAGGAGATCCATTACGAGCAAAATATATTGCTGAAACATTTTTAGAAAACCCTGTGTGCTATAACCAAGTGAGAGGAATGCTAGGCTATACTGGTATGTATAAAGGAGAACGTATTTCTGTTCAAGGAACGGGAATGGGGATGCCTTCAGCAACGATTTATGGTCATGAACTAATCAATTCTTATGGTGTAAAAAAACTGATCCGTGTAGGAACATGTGGATCGATTTCAGAAAAAGTTCGGGTTCGAGACTTAGTCATTGCCCAAGCAGCGGCTACGCCTTCTTCAATGATCCGTAATGATTTTCCAAAATATGATTTTCCGCAAATTGCTAATTTTGATTTGTTGTTGAAATCTTACACGATTGCAAAAGAGAAAGGCTTCAATACCCATGTAGGAAATGTTCTATCAGATGATGTTTTTTACAAAGATAGTATGGATGGTGTATTTGAGCTTGGTAAATTAGGCGTACTAGCGATTGAAATGGAAGCTGCAGCTTTATATTATTTAGCGGCTAAATTCGATGTTCAAGCTCTAGCGATCATGACCGTTAGTGATAGTTTGGTAACAGGCGAAGAAACAACTGCCGAAGAACGCCAAACAACATTCAACGACATGATTGAAGTAGGCCTAGAAACAGCGATCAACAGTTAATAACAATAATTAGTAAAACAGCTCCTGCTTTTAGATGGAGCTGTTTTTATACTACGACTTTATCGGATGGGATTAAAGGTTTGTTTTTCTTGACACGCCTGGTTGATGGATTATCATATAAATAAGAAACCTGAATTGAACGGAGGAAGAAAATTGGATAATTTTAGATTTTACGTACCGACAGATATTCGCTTTGGGAAAGACCGTTTAACAAAAGAGTTAACAGCAGTACTAGATGTATATGGTAAAAATGTATTGCTGGTTTATGGCGGAGGTAGTATTAAGAAAAATGGGTTGTATGATCAAGTAATCGATCTACTTGAAAACAATCAAAATAAAGTTGTTGAATTGAGTGGTGTAGAGCCTAATCCTCGTATTGAAACCGTTCGTCGTGGTGTAGCGTTGTGTCGGGAAAATGATATCGATGTCATTTTGGCTGTAGGCGGAGGCTCAACAATTGATTGTTCTAAAGTGATTGCAGCAGGTTTTTACAGTGATGAAGATCCGTGGGAAGTCATAGTAGCAGGTAAAGGTTTTCAAGGTGAAGCTTTGCCGATTGTTACCATCTTAACGTTAGCAGCAACAGGTAGCGAAATGAATATTGGTGCTGTGATTACAAACGTAGCAACAAACCAAAAATTAGGTGTTGGTGGGCCAGCGATGATGCCGAAAGTGTCATTTTTAGATCCGACCACGACATTTACTGTACCAGCTTATCAAACAGCTGCAGGTTCTGCTGATATTTTAAGTCATTTATTTGAGAGTTATTTTAATATAACTGAAGGAACGGATGTACAGGATTTTGTATCAGAAGGCTTGATGCGTGCTGTTATTAAAAATTGCCCAATTGCGCTTAGTGATCCTGATAATTATGATGCTCGTGCGAACTTAATGTGGTCAAGTAGTTTGGCATTAAACGGATTAACACGGAATGGTAAACACGGTGTTTGGTCCTGTCATGCGATGGAGCATGAGTTAAGTGCATTTTATGATATTACACATGGAATTGGTTTGGCTATTTTGACACCTCGTTGGATGAACTATGTACTTTCAGACCAAACAGTGACTAAATTTGCGCAGTTTGCTCATAATGTTTGGGGAATCGTTGAGGATGATCCGATGGTGGCGGCGAAAAAAGGCATTCAAGCAACCTATGATTTCTTTAAAGCTTGCGACATTCCAATGACTTTACCTGCTGTTGGGATCGATGAGGAAAAATTTGGAGAAATGGCGAAACAAGCAGTAGCACACAGTACAATTAAAACAGATGCGTTTGTTCCGTTAAATGAGTCAGATGTTGAGGCGATTTATCGTGAATGTTTAACTGAGTCTAGCTTTACGTAACTAAAATTTGCGACTTGAAAAGGGGATAGGCTGATGAAACAGTTGTTTGATGAAACGTATTCTGAAAATCGGACGCTTTGGTATGCTTATTTTAAAAATACAGAGCAAATCGATTTAATAGAAACGATTTGCCAAATTATCCAAAATGACTTGCAGAATACTGCTGATGTTTTGGCGACAAGCTGGATATTTTATCGTGAAGAGTTGCAAACAGATGCGTTAGAGGAAAAAGTCCGTTCTTCAATCATGGTTCGTTTTGAAGGTGGACAATACTATGTTCAATGTAATATGTCCGATTTTGAGTTTGTTACGCAGCGAGAAGTTATTGATACTTGGCTTCAACGTTTGAAAGAAAATCTAGAGAAATAAAAAAGGGTGAGTGCGTGACAAAACTAAAAATCAATTTTGTTTCACACTCTAATTCCTAATAAACGGTGGACAAAAGTCAGGTTCTTCGGCAATTTCGCAAAAATCGAGCAATACAAGAAGCGTATTGTTCGATTTTTACTCCAATTGCTCGAACCTAACCGACTTTTATCTCAACCTCACCCTTAAAAACAGAATAAACGGCGGGAGCAGAAGCAACCCCTTCGGAAATAAGAATGCATTCACAAAAATTTGAAGAACAATTTTCGTGAATGTATTCTTATTTCTCGGGGCTAAACGCATTCTGTCCCAGCCTCTTCGCTTTTTTATAAATAGTATTTTTTAGCTACTGTTAAATCATCGTTTAATTCATAAACAAGTGGTTGACCTGTTGGGATTTCAAGATCCATGATATCTTCGTCTGAAATACCTTCGATGTGTTTTGCTAACGCACGTAAAGAGTTACCGTGAGCTGCAACTAAAACAGTTTTATTATCTAGTAAAGCAGGAGCGATTTCATCTTGCCAGAATGGTAAAGCACGTTCTAATGTTACTTTTAAGTTTTCCCCACCTGGAACATCGCGTTTGTCTAACATTGCATAACGGCGATCGTTTGCAGCAGACCCTTCATCGTTTGCTTCCATTAATGGAGGAAGAGTGTCGTAAGAACGACGCCAAATGTGTACTTGGTCATCTCCATATTTTTCAGCAGTTTCTTTTTTGTTTAAGCCTTGTAATTTACCATAATGACGTTCGTTTAAGCGCCAAGATTTAATTTGAGGCACCCATAATTGCTCTGAGTGTTCTAAAAGTAAGTTACATGTTTTGATTGCACGAGTTAAAACAGAAGTATAGGCTACATCAAATTCAATTCCAGCTTCTTTGATTTTGCGGCCGCCTTCAATCGCTTCTTCAATTCCTTCTGGTGCTAAATCAACATCAGCCCAACCGGTAAATTGATTCAACGCATTCCATTCACTAAGTCCATGACGAGAAAATACTAATTTTGGCATGTATAGCTCTCCTTTGAGTTGTAGTTTCTGAAACTTTCATTTCCTTTTCTATTGTACAACGTTTTAAAATAGATTTCCATTGTAAATTAGTAAAAACTACTGAAAAGTCTTGTTAGAAAAGCTTTCTAAAAGAAAAACATCAAGGCAAACCAAGCGTTGGTCTGTTTGATGTTTTCTTAACTGTAACACTATATTTTTGTGATTTCATTCTCGGGTAGCCTGATATACTTATAACAAGTACCGACAGAAACATTGCATTTTGATGAAATGAACTGGATGGTTTCTTTTTTTTCATAGTAAAGATGTCGAATTTTTTTGACTGTCTGTCTATCAATTTTTGGGCGACCACCGATTTTTCCTTTTTTACGTGCATTATTTAAACCGATCAAGGTACGTTCTTTGATCAGGTCGCATTCCATAAGTGCTAACCCATTCATCAACTTAAAATAGATGTCTCCCATAGTTTGACGAGTGTCAATTTCTTCATCTAAACTAACCAAATGAATGCCGGAACCTTTAAAGGTTTGGGTCAATTCAGTTAATTGTCGAGTAGAGCGTCCTAATCGATTTAAACGGCAAATCACAAGTGCATCACCAGGTTCCAAAATTCTAAGGACAGATTCAAGTTCAGAAGTAGCGTGTTTATCGTCTGTAATATCAAAAGACTCGTGAAAAATTTCTTCACAACCGAAATCAGTCAATATCTTTATTTGAGCATCTAAATCGCTGTCAGTAATTGTTGTACGTGCGTAACCAATTGTTTTCATCGTTCGTCCTTTCTTAAGAAAAAATAATAGGATATTAAGAATGTAGCACATAAACGAACGAAATGATAGATGTTTTTTTCATCTTTTTCTCATATATTTGTTTTATTTGAAATAAAGTACAACAAAAGTACTATTTAGACACATGAATTGTTCTAGGTCCACTTTCGCCACCTACGATAACGGTTGAAACGATTTGAAGAAATAGGCCATGCTCAACTACGCCAACTAATTGATCTAAATAATCACCTAATGCAATTGGATCAGCAATTTCGTTCAAATGAAGATCAATAATGTGATGACCGCCATCAGTAACTAAAGCCTTACCGTCGCTTGCCATTCTTAAAGCTGGTGAGAACCCTTTTTCTTCAAATAAACGAAGTAACTGTTGGCTGCCATAAGGAATGACTTCAACAGGTAACGGAAACTTGCCAAGTTTTTTGACTAGTTTAGACTCATCGACAATCCAAATACATTTCTTTGAATAGGTTGCAACGATCTTTTCAAATAATAAAGCCGCGCCCCCACCTTTGATTCCTTGAAAATCTTCACTGATTTCATCCGCACCGTCAATGGT
The DNA window shown above is from Enterococcus sp. 4G2_DIV0659 and carries:
- the deoB gene encoding phosphopentomutase, whose product is MFKRVHLIVMDSVGIGEAPDAEKFGDLGSDTLGHIAKEAGLTIPNLENLGLGTIAPLKDVEAVADHKGYATKLEEISVGKDTMTGHWEIMGLNIQKPFRVFPDGFPEELLKQIEEFSGRKIVCNKPYSGTAVIDDYGKHQMETGDLIVYTSADPVLQIAAHEEIIPLEELYRICQYVRDITKDEPYMIGRIIARPYVGEPDNFTRTSNRHDYALDPFGHTVLDSLKENGKEVIAVGKINDIFNGQGITDSVRTKSNMDGVDQLLKVMRKDFEGLSFTNLVDFDALYGHRRDVVGYAHAIEAFDLRLPEIIDAMEEDDLLMITADHGNDPTFPGTDHTREYVPLLVYSKKMNGQGSLPQGHYADISATVAENFSVPKTENGESFLNKLV
- a CDS encoding purine-nucleoside phosphorylase; protein product: MTKLSELLKETTTFLKEKGVGDVDFGLILGSGLGELADEVEDAIAISFSDIPHFAVSTVVGHAGKLVYGTLSGKKVLAMQGRFHYYEGHSMRKVTYPVRVMAAMKAHSIIVTNAAGGVNETFTPGNLMLITDHINFTGDNPLIGENDEAMGPRFPDMSHAYTPEYLEIAKKVAKEQNMPLQEGVYMGYSGPTYETPAEIRMSRVMGADAVGMSTVSEVIVAAHSGLKVLGISCITNLAAGMQSSLNHAEVVETTERVKAQFKELIKATLAEL
- the deoD gene encoding purine-nucleoside phosphorylase, which produces MSVHIEAKEGEIADKILLPGDPLRAKYIAETFLENPVCYNQVRGMLGYTGMYKGERISVQGTGMGMPSATIYGHELINSYGVKKLIRVGTCGSISEKVRVRDLVIAQAAATPSSMIRNDFPKYDFPQIANFDLLLKSYTIAKEKGFNTHVGNVLSDDVFYKDSMDGVFELGKLGVLAIEMEAAALYYLAAKFDVQALAIMTVSDSLVTGEETTAEERQTTFNDMIEVGLETAINS
- a CDS encoding iron-containing alcohol dehydrogenase → MDNFRFYVPTDIRFGKDRLTKELTAVLDVYGKNVLLVYGGGSIKKNGLYDQVIDLLENNQNKVVELSGVEPNPRIETVRRGVALCRENDIDVILAVGGGSTIDCSKVIAAGFYSDEDPWEVIVAGKGFQGEALPIVTILTLAATGSEMNIGAVITNVATNQKLGVGGPAMMPKVSFLDPTTTFTVPAYQTAAGSADILSHLFESYFNITEGTDVQDFVSEGLMRAVIKNCPIALSDPDNYDARANLMWSSSLALNGLTRNGKHGVWSCHAMEHELSAFYDITHGIGLAILTPRWMNYVLSDQTVTKFAQFAHNVWGIVEDDPMVAAKKGIQATYDFFKACDIPMTLPAVGIDEEKFGEMAKQAVAHSTIKTDAFVPLNESDVEAIYRECLTESSFT
- the gpmA gene encoding 2,3-diphosphoglycerate-dependent phosphoglycerate mutase yields the protein MPKLVFSRHGLSEWNALNQFTGWADVDLAPEGIEEAIEGGRKIKEAGIEFDVAYTSVLTRAIKTCNLLLEHSEQLWVPQIKSWRLNERHYGKLQGLNKKETAEKYGDDQVHIWRRSYDTLPPLMEANDEGSAANDRRYAMLDKRDVPGGENLKVTLERALPFWQDEIAPALLDNKTVLVAAHGNSLRALAKHIEGISDEDIMDLEIPTGQPLVYELNDDLTVAKKYYL
- a CDS encoding recombinase family protein, whose amino-acid sequence is MKTIGYARTTITDSDLDAQIKILTDFGCEEIFHESFDITDDKHATSELESVLRILEPGDALVICRLNRLGRSTRQLTELTQTFKGSGIHLVSLDEEIDTRQTMGDIYFKLMNGLALMECDLIKERTLIGLNNARKKGKIGGRPKIDRQTVKKIRHLYYEKKETIQFISSKCNVSVGTCYKYIRLPENEITKI
- the rpiA gene encoding ribose-5-phosphate isomerase RpiA, which produces MNLKQMAGIEAAKYVEDGMIVGLGTGSTAKFMVDEIGRRVKEEGLSITGVTTSKETERQAIELGIPLKSIDDVPYVDLTIDGADEISEDFQGIKGGGAALLFEKIVATYSKKCIWIVDESKLVKKLGKFPLPVEVIPYGSQQLLRLFEEKGFSPALRMASDGKALVTDGGHHIIDLHLNEIADPIALGDYLDQLVGVVEHGLFLQIVSTVIVGGESGPRTIHVSK